One window of Aspergillus oryzae RIB40 DNA, chromosome 3 genomic DNA carries:
- a CDS encoding T6SS phospholipase effector Tle1-like catalytic domain-containing protein (uncharacterized conserved protein), with amino-acid sequence MSKEIDPCGCNDTEPTRELVLCFDGTGNTFRADGSETNILKIFRMLDRTKDNRYCYYQPGIGTDVTAGSFASLAYQPFTNLPTKRIVDQALATSFNEHVISGYRFLARRWVPGSRIYLFGFSRGAYTARFLNEMLDYAGLISADNEETIPFVWEAFIRYKFADAGKERDDAEASLRLSRETMCRSPGLVHFLGLFDTVNSVAEFNRDVSKDNDIQPSPKIMRHAVSIDEKRIKFQPVLFDPPPIGGMKARTHHVSTWAANGEAIISGLPHPVVKGDFEEVYFAGDHSDVGGGWPSLKTKASQIPLMWMVQEAIMADLTFDPIQLKKHGCFDPRIEDYDPDIVQAAEQAEIHDSLGYDFGRGLEVLFWRMMEYMPFKRPKVSPDGEVHETRWHGRGFRRPLPPAAKIHSSVLHRLHYDPEYKPYNLGMGNKGTAKEQDDEQREIGQWRRIAHGKLCEYWVKLPRNGK; translated from the exons ATGTCTAAAGAAATTGATCCATGCGGGTGCAACGACACTGAACCTACTCGTGAGTTAGTTCTTTGTTTCGATGGCACCGGAAATACCTTTCGTGCAGATGGGAGCGAAACCAATATCCTCAAGATCTTCCGTATGCTTGATCGAACCAAGGATAACAGAT ACTGTTACTATCAGC CTGGCATAGGAACCGATGTTACCGCCGGATCGTTTGCAAGTCTAGCATACCAGCCCTTCACCAATCTTCCGACCAAAAGAATTGTCGACCAAGCATTGGCAACATCATTCAACGAGCACGTTATCTCAGGCTATCGCTTCCTCGCCCGCCGATGGGTCCCCGGGTCCAGAATCTATCTATTTGGCTTTTCTCGAGGAGCATATACAGCCCGTTTTCTGAACGAGATGTTGGACTATGCTGGACTTATCTCCGCCGACAACGAAGAAACCATTCCTTTTGTTTGGGAGGCGTTCATCAGATACAAGTTTGCGGATGCCGGCAAGGAAAGGGATGACGCAGAAGCGTCGCTGCGACTCAGTCGAGAAACCATGTGTCGGTCGCCCGGACTGGTCCATTTTCTCGGACTTTTCGATACTGTCAATAGTGTCGCAGAGTTCAACCGCGATGTCAGCAAGGACAACGATATTCAGCCGAGCCCGAAGATCATGCGACATGCGGTTAGTATCGatgaaaaaagaatcaaattCCAGCCCGTGCTATTCGATCCGCCGCCCATCGGCGGCATGAAGGCCAGGACACATCATGTCAGTACCTGGGCTGCAAATGGGGAAGCTATTATCTCCGGCCTTCCTCACCCCGTGGTCAAGGGGGACTTTGAGGAGGTGTACTTTGCGGGAGACCACAGTGATGTTGGGGGTGGGTGGCCGTCCCTTAAGACAAAGGCTAGCCAGATACCCCTTATGTGGATGGTGCAGGAGGCTATCATGGCCGATCTCACCTTTGACCCGATCCAGCTCAAGAAGCATGGGTGCTTCGACCCAAGAATAGAGGACTACGATCCCGACATTGTTCAAGCTGCCGAACAAGCCGAGATCCATGACTCGCTGGGCTACGATTTCGGGAGGGGGCTCGAGGTTCTCTTCTGGCGGATGATGGAATACATGCCCTTCAAGCGTCCAAAGGTCTCGCCCGACGGGGAAGTCCATGAAACCAGATGGCACGGCCGTGGCTTCCGAAGGCCACTTCCGCCGGCAGCCAAAATCCATTCCAGTGTGCTTCATCGATTACATTATGATCCTGAATACAAACCCTACAATCTCGGAATGGGGAACAAGGGCACAGCGAAAGAGCAGGACGACGAGCAGCGTGAGATTGGGCAGTGGAGACGAATCGCGCACGGTAAGCTCTGTGAATACTGGGTGAAATTGCCTAGGAATGGGAAGTGA
- a CDS encoding uncharacterized protein (predicted protein) has product MTTLLSDLTSTLNSALANLPAPENIKDEERVQLLGAIGQLQSALETPVQIIQKHCFAHYGIAGIRVAQGMGIFDAFVTSNGAEMTLAELSSKTKGDVELLKRIMRFLCSHNICKETNTETYQPSQIAMLYGTGSVPGDMIKHFHTNMQITSKLFDYFEEKGYKNPSDAYDAPFQLAYQTNEHYFEWLSKRPATQSVFNSVMTESKRHYGVEWFEIFPVLDKLQVPPERVAFVDVGGGVGHDVIALKTRFPQLPGKYIVQDLPQVIDDIKEPLGEGISAVKIDMFEGQPIQGAKAYHLRTVLHDWPDKPALEALRHIRKAMASDSILLINEHVMPEGANVPALSATLDIHMMEVFSSLERTEKQWVDLLEKAEFKVTQVWRSDADFRTAVFEATLA; this is encoded by the exons ATGACAACCTTACTGTCCGACCTCACTTCCACTCTTAACTCCGCGCTGGCAAACCTCCCAGCCCCAGAGAACATTAAAGATGAGGAGCGTGTGCAGCTTCTCGGGGCAATCGGTCAGCTTCAGTCCGCACTGGAGACGCCAGTCCAGATCATCCAAAAGCATTGTTTCGCG CACTATGGAATTGCCGGAATCAGGGTTGCCCAGGGCATGGGAATCTTTGATGCTTTCGTCACATCCAACGGGGCCGAAATGACCCTGGCAGAACTCTCGTCAAAAACGAAAGGGGACGTGGAGCTTCTGA AACGCATAATGCGATTCCTTTGCTCCCACAACATCTGCAAGGAAACCAACACCGAAACATATCAGCCTTCACAGATCGCCATGCTGTACGGAACTGGTTCAGTGCCTGGTGATATGATCAAGCATTT TCATACAAACATGCAAATCACCTCAAAGCTCTTTGACTActtcgaagagaaggggTACAAGAATCCTTCAGATGCCTACGATGCACCCTTCCAGCTGGCCTATCAAACGAACGAGCATTACTTCGAATGGCTGAGCAAGAGACCCGCGACACAAAGCGTGTTCAACTCAGTAATGACTGAAAGCAAACGACACTACGGTGTTGAGTGGTTTGAGATTTTCCCAGTTCTGGACAAGTTACAGGTACCTCCGGAGCGAGTCGCGTTTGTCGacgttggtggtggtgtcggGCATGATGTTATAGCACTCAAGACACGGTTCCCACAACTGCCGGGCAAATACATTGTCCAGGATCTCCCACAAGTCATTGACGACATCAAAGAGCCGCTCGGCGAAGGAATCAGTGCTGTCAAGATCGATATGTTCGAGGGACAGCCTATTCAAGGTGCTAAGGCTTACCACTTGCGGACGGTTTTGCATGACTGGCCCGACAAGCCGGCGCTTGAAGCTCTGCGTCACATTCGGAAAGCGATGGCCAGTGACTCAATCCTTCTCATTAATGAGCATGTAATGCCCGAGGGTGCCAATGTTCCTGCGCTATCTGCAACACTCGATATCCATATGATGGAGGTCTTTTCCTCCCTTGAGCGAACAGAGAAGCAATGGGTTGATCTGCTCGAGAAGGCGGAGTTCAAGGTTACCCAAGTTTGGAGGTCTGATGCAGACTTTCGTACTGCGGTATTTGAGGCTACTTTGGCATAA
- a CDS encoding uncharacterized protein (predicted protein), producing the protein MHFSWWGTTLVGAKRQCFSLSIRRLDFEPLSAIPDTQPRCFDLSSITPSNGITRICVQCVKYTCSLDNQGALLFLVTLASFCVTLFFFSFSLALLPWLPWRHQYPDSAEPNGNDPRRAAAPVGKHKIGLSRCNVAALTVHRYSARHIKCDESPGTVCQNCTSTGRICEGYDMCRLPHKRTVVCLPDIANRLCWVMNSDEKRCFSYFHHHSISNLTSFFDSPLWQRLVKQLSHIEPAVYHAANMLGAVQEDSEENSMRLAGVNLHRPRHRFALEQSARSFALLHKRHASHDPQFKEVTLVCCLLFTLSELLLGQYDTALQHLRSGLQILNEAATYMHCLSAIDQSLVEAFVRLDAQSSHFGKDGPLLHLKKAGEEKWSHSDTMSLPRNVHEARRELNHVLSKGIPFLSECWSLSSTEIKLHYNSMCLTQQSLLASLTQHKQRLELFCEQSYAKLSPKEQRGVDIIRLHYLAQILSIKTCFFNGPTPGYLTPEYVSLLSAHEALMAKFPERSTTTLDNGIIPGLYVVASKCPDYRVRLRAIKALQSWPHCEGLINSNIAASLAFESLKRELMQGNKDELSLINMLHTGQ; encoded by the exons ATGCACTTCAGCTGGTGGGGCACCACTCTGGTGGGGGCCAAAAGGCAATGCTTCTCGCTGTCAATCCGAAGGCTTGATTTTGAGCCTCTTTCGGCCATTCCCGACACCCAGCCTCGGTGCTTCGATCTGTCTTCCATAACGCCTTCGAATGGCATCACAAGAATTT GCGTGCAGTGCGTCAAATACACTTGTTCCCTTGATAATCAGGGAGCACTTCTATTCTTGGTCACTCTTGCCTCCTTTTGCGtcactcttttcttcttctccttttctcttgctct ACTACCATGGCTTCCGTGGAGGCACCAGTACCCAGACAGCGCAGAGCCCAACGGAAACGATCCAAGACGGGCTGCCGCACCTGTCGGTAAGCATAAAATAGGGTTGTCCCGATGTAATGTCGCAGCTCTGACAGTTCACCGGTACAGTGCCCGGCATATCAAATGCGACGAATCACCCGGTACTGTATGCCAAAATTGCACCTCGACTGGTCGCATATGCGAAGGATATGACATGTGCCGGCTGCCGCATAAGCGAACCGTTGTATGTCTGCCCGACATTGCAAACCGTCTCTGTTGGGTCATGAACTCGGACGAGAAAAGATGTTTTTCATACTTCCATCATCACTCAATCTCCAATTTgacttccttcttcgactccCCGTTGTGGCAAAGACTGGTAAAGCAACTTAGTCACATAGAGCCGGCCGTGTATCATGCTGCGAATATGCTGGGTGCGGTTCAAGAAGACTCAGAGGAAAATAGCATGCGTCTAGCAGGAGTCAACCTACATCGTCCTCGGCACCGATTCGCCTTAGAACAGTCGGCACGAtcttttgctcttctccataAGCGACATGCATCCCACGATCCACAGTTTAAAGAGGTAACTCTAGTATGCTGTCTACTGTTCACATTGTCAGAGCTGTTACTGGGGCAGTATGATACAGCTTTGCAGCATCTCCGGAGTGGGCTGCAAATTCTGAATGAGGCAGCGACTTATATGCACTGCTTGTCAGCCATCGACCAGTCTTTGGTCGAAGCGTTCGTGCGGTTGGATGCACAGTCATCGCATTTCGGAAAGGATGGGCCACTCTTGCATCTGAAGAAggcaggagaggagaagTGGTCACACAGCGATACCATGTCATTACCTCGCAATGTGCATGAGGCTCGACGGGAACTTAATCACGTATTAAGCAAAGGCATCCCATTTCTCTCCGAATGCTGGTCACTTTCCAGTACGGAGATCAAGCTCCACTATAACTCAATGTGCTTAACACAACAGAGTCTTCTTGCGTCTCTGACTCAGCACAAGCAACGATTAGAATTGTTCTGCGAACAGTCCTATGCCAAACTCAGCCCGAAGGAACAGCGAGGGGTAGATATAATCCGATTGCACTACCTTGCTCAGATCTTAAGTATTAAAAcctgcttcttcaacggtcCGACTCCGGGATATTTGACCCCGGAATACGTGTCCTTATTATCCGCCCATGAAGCGCTGATGGCGAAATTTCCGGAGCGTTCCACAACCACGTTAGACAATGGCATCATCCCAGGCCTGTACGTCGTGGCATCTAAATGTCCCGACTATCGTGTACGCTTACGAGCCATTAAAGCTCTCCAGTCCTGGCCGCATTGCGAAGGCTTGATAAATTCCAACATAGCTGCTTCATTGGCCTTTGAATCTCTCAAACGAGAACTCATGCAAGGGAATAAAGATGAGCTGTCACTCATA AACATGCTGCACACTGGTCAATGA